Proteins encoded by one window of Salarias fasciatus chromosome 1, fSalaFa1.1, whole genome shotgun sequence:
- the LOC115386821 gene encoding COUP transcription factor 2-like, with translation MAMVAWRNAEGVGDPQGGLSSPVSQVPGPLSLPGELTGHMNPATSLDLPQAAAAAAAAGAPPGAPSNPAGPAAAATASTASTHHGTSSSSSSSSSMDKQQSQQIECIVCGDKSSGKHYGQFTCEGCKSFFKRSVRRNLTYTCRANRSCPVDQHHRNQCQYCRLKKCLKVGMRREAVQRGRLPTQSYHGQFALTNGDPLQCHSYLSGYISLLLRAEPYPTSRFGSQCLQSNNIMGIENICELAARMLFSAVEWARNIPFFPDLQVPDQVALLRLTWSELFVLNAAQCSMPVHVAPLLAAAGLHASPMSADRVVAFMDHIRVFQEQVEKLKVLHVDSAEYSCIKAIVLFTTDACGLSDVAHVEGLQEKSQCALEEYVRSQYPNQPNRFGKLLLRLPSLRTVSSSVIEQLFFVRLVGKTPIETLIRDMLLSGSSFNWPYMSIQ, from the exons ATGGCGATGGTAGCGTGGAGGAACGCGGAGGGCGTCGGGGACCCTCAGGGGGGGCTCTCCTCGCCGGTGTCCCAGGTCCCAGGTCCCCTGTCTCTGCCCGGGGAGCTGACTGGACACATGAACCCTGCGACCTCTCTGGATTTACCgcaagcggcggcggcggcggcggcggcaggcgcGCCTCCTGGAGCACCGAGCAACCCGGCCGGACCCGCCGCAGCGGCCACCGCCAGCACCGCCAGCACCCACCAcggcacctcctcctcctcctcctcctcctcctccatggacaagcagcagagccagcagaTCGAGTGCATCGTGTGCGGGGATAAATCCAGCGGGAAGCACTACGGACAGTTCACCTGTGAGGGATGTAAGAGCTTCTTCAAGCGCAGCGTCCGCAGGAACCTGACCTACACCTGCCGGGCCAACCGGAGCTGCCCGGTGGACCAGCACCACCGGAACCAGTGCCAGTACTGCCGCCTCAAGAAATGCCTCAAAGTGGGCATGAGGAGGGAAG ctgtccAGAGGGGCCGGCTGCCCACCCAGTCCTACCACGGACAGTTCGCCCTGACTAACGGAGACCCCCTGCAGTGCCACTCCTACCTGTCCGGCTACAtctcgctgctgctgcgcgcGGAGCCGTACCCGACGTCCCGGTTCGGGTCCCAGTGCCTGCAGAGCAACAACATCATGGGCATCGAGAACATCTGCGAGCTGGCGGCGCGCATGCTCTTCAGCGCCGTGGAGTGGGCGCGCAACATCCCCTTCTTCCCGGACCTGCAGGTCCCGGACCAGGTGGCCCTTCTGCGCCTCACCTGGAGCGAACTGTTCGTGCTCAACGCGGCGCAGTGCTCCATGCCCGTGCACGTGGCCCCGCTGCTGGCGGCCGCCGGCCTGCACGCGTCCCCGATGTCCGCGGACCGCGTGGTGGCCTTCATGGACCACATCCGGGTCTtccaggagcaggtggagaagcTGAAGGTGCTTCACGTGGACTCTGCGGAGTACAGCTGCATCAAGGCCATCGTGCTGTTCACCACAG ACGCATGCGGCCTGTCGGACGTGGCGCACGTGGAGGGCCTGCAGGAGAAGTCGCAGTGCGCCCTGGAGGAGTACGTGCGCTCGCAGTACCCCAACCAGCCCAACCGCTTcgggaagctgctgctgcgcctGCCGTCGCTGCGCACCGTCTCGTCCTCCGTCATCGAGCAGCTGTTCTTCGTGCGCCTGGTGGGGAAGACCCCCATCGAGACCCTGATCCGGGACATGCTGCTGTCCGGCAGCAGCTTCAACTGGCCCTACATGTCCATCCAGTAA